Genomic segment of Sarcophilus harrisii chromosome 4, mSarHar1.11, whole genome shotgun sequence:
GGGTTCTGAACCTCTTCTCTCATATATGGAACATGTAGGTGATTTTCCTCtagatactttcttttctttttttcaacttgCTTCTGATTAAGGAGGCTGATAGCTTATGTAGCTGCCCCTGTAGCCCTACTCCCGGCAATCTTCAAGCAGGGCATAATCTGGGAGATATCTGCATCATGGAAATGTAACTGGTGAGATGAGCAGGCTCCTTGGCAAGAGGCAAGGTACAGACTGTCTTCTGGTGTTGTCTTACAGTGTTAGATCCAAAGCCCACCTGCTGCTTTAAATTCCTGAAGAAGAAACTTCCATCCCAACTCATCAAAAGTTATGATTTCACCAGCTCTTCCTGCTCCTACAAGGCTGTGGTGTAAGTTGCTTGTCCCAGACATGGTTCTACACTGACGGGGGCCCTATAAATCACTCCATGAGAAATGAAACTATCCATTGAATAATGGCAATAAGGAGAATCTCAGAGAGTAGAAACAGCATTTTAGCTGGTTGGGCACTAATGGGTGCACTTGTTTTAGAATCAGTCCCTCTGATCTGGGGCTTAGTTGAATCAGAGCTTTAGATTAGGCACTGCAGGGAGGGAACTGGACTTCCAGTTCCCTGCTCTGAAACATTTACATACAGGACTCTCTGAAGTGCAGAGGAGCCAGGAGAGTTACTAAGGAGTTTTGTGAGAGAGGAGGATGCTTTAGTTTTCTGAATAGTCTCTTCAAAGTAACCAGAAATCAGATGATGTGAAACAGGAAGTGTGGTTCAGTGGGAACATTAGTTCAGGAGTTCAGGAGGATCTGAAATTAACTTTTACTTCTGATGCTTGCCTTCCTTGTTATCAGATAAAACGGCAAGTTACACCCTGggctttattttctcctctgtaaaataagggtggAGTAGTGGGCTACATGGAGTAGACCTAGATCAGTAAAGGCCTAAATCATGTAGGTGACATGAAGAAAGAAACCTATAGTATGATGAAAGGAAGAATCAAAATGTCTGGGAGGGATGGTGGTGATTGTgatgaaatgatgaaagggaagaTTTATGGGGCATTAGGTtctggaaagaaataaaggactttGCCCCAAATATGAAAGACATGAATGGGACTGATAATTGTTTATCCATCCTCTGTTATTCTAATGGGGAGGACAGCCCTTTCACTCAGAGCTCAGGTCCTCCAAAACATATTCCATGATTGAGCAGGGACAGGTTACCATATTGGCTATCACTCTGTAAAGAAGCTAGAAGAAGCTGAATCCATTTATGGGGACTAAGTTGGGGAGAAATCTAGGAGGCAGATTTAGGGAGGTTATAAAAAAACTAAGGTTCCTGTTTTGTTGTCAGAGAATTAATTCTGCCTCCTATCTATCCTATCTACCCAGGGATTTGATCTCACTTTTCTTCTAACAATGGTCTTTGAACTTTCTCTCACAGGTTTACTCTGAAGAGGGGTAAAATATACTGTGCCCTTCTTGAACACAAATGGGTTCACAATTatgtaaaagaaatgaacaatacCAACTCAACTCCAAGTCCAAATTGAGGGCCACCAATACCAGAAGACCATCCTGATTCCAGGAGTTGTGATTATACCCATCCTTCCTTTggatatattgtatatttaactGTCTGTGTCTATGTTGTGCTCCcagttagaatgtaaactccttgaagacaacGAAGGCTTCCCACTCCCCCCATCCTTTTTGTCTTATATCTGCAGTACCAA
This window contains:
- the LOC111720800 gene encoding C-C motif chemokine 13-like, which gives rise to MQHTPVVMLCLLLITLGPQDCSTSSLLDPKPTCCFKFLKKKLPSQLIKSYDFTSSSCSYKAVVFTLKRGKIYCALLEHKWVHNYVKEMNNTNSTPSPN